The Rhopalosiphum maidis isolate BTI-1 chromosome 1, ASM367621v3, whole genome shotgun sequence genome has a segment encoding these proteins:
- the LOC113548230 gene encoding splicing factor U2AF 50 kDa subunit-like, whose translation MGEDKERERDRDRGERDKERGERRRRSRSRDRERHRRHRSRSREGRKRSRSKSPKNKSRRRKPSLYWDVPPPGFEHIAPLQYKAMQAAGQIPANTMPDTPQTAVPVVGSTITRQARRLYVGNIPFGVTEDEMMEFFNQQMHLSGLAQAAGNPVLACQINLDKNFAFLEFRSIDETTQAMAFDGINFKGQSLKIRRPHDYQPTPGMTESNPVTNYNSGMTLDMMKYDSSSFGLGTVPDSPHKIFIGGLPAYLNDEQVKELLTSFGQLKAFNLVKDAATGLSKGYAFCEYADVVMTDQAIAGLNGMQLGEKKLIVQRASIGAKNPGLGQVPVTIQVPGLTVVGTAGPPTEVLCLLNMVTPDELKDEEEYEDILEDIREECNKYGVVRSLEIPRPIEGIDVPGCGKVFIEFNTIVDCQKAQQALAGRKFNNRVVVTSFMEPDKYHRREF comes from the exons ATGGGTGAAGACAAAG AAAGAGAACGAGACAGGGACCGTGGAGAACGTGATAAAGAACGTGGTGAAAGACGGCGACGTTCACGATCTAGAGACCGCGAACGTCATCGCAGACATCGATCAAGGAGTCGCGAAGGACGTAAACGTAGTAGATCTAAGTCACCTAAAAATAAGTCTAGACGTAGAAAACCATCTCTTTATTGGGATGTTCCGCCACCAGGTTTTGAACATATTGCGCCTCTTCAATATAAAGCCATGcaag ctGCTGGACAAATTCCTGCAAATACAATGCCAGATACCCCTCAAACAGCTGTCCCTGTTGTTGGCTCTACAATTACACGCCAAGCAAGAAGGTTGTATGTTGGCAACATACCATTTGGTGTAACAGag gatGAAATGATGGAATTCTTTAATCAGCAGATGCATTTGTCTGGATTAGCTCAAGCTGCTGGTAATCCTGTGCTTGCAtgtcaaattaatttagataaaaattttgcatttttggaG TTTAGGTCTATTGATGAAACTACTCAAGCAATGGCTTTTGATGGTATTAATTTCAAAGGCCAGAGTTTGAAAATAAGACGACCACATGATTATCAGCCAACACCTGGAATGACCGAGAGTAATCCAGTGACAAACTATAATTCTGGAATGACTTTAGACATGA tgAAATATGATTCCAGCTCATTTGGTCTTGGAACAGTTCCAg attcaccacacaaaatatttattggagGATTACCAGCATACCTTAATGATGAACAG GTGAAAGAACTACTTACATCATTTGGTCAGTTAAAAGCATTCAATTTGGTCAAGGATGCTGCCACTGGTTTAAGTAAAGGTTATGCATTCTGCGAGTATGCTGATGTTGTGATGACTGATCAG GCCATTGCTGGTTTGAATGGTATGCAATtaggagaaaaaaaattaattgtacagAGGGCCAGTATTGGAGCAAAAAATCCTGGTCTTGGTCAAGTACCTGTAACAATTCAAGTCCCTGGACTTACAGTTGTTGGAACTGCAGGACCTCCAACCgag gtTTTATGTTTACTGAATATGGTAACTCCAGATGAACTTAAAGATGAAGAAGAATATGAAGATATTCTGGAAGATATTCGTGAAGAGTGTAATAAATACGGCGTAGTTCGGTCACTAGAAATTCCACGGCCTATTGAAGGAATTGATGTGCCTGGTTGcggaaaa
- the LOC113554945 gene encoding mucin-2-like yields MMGSMSRIIVLVCIIYHSICDVTGRGSRASSSPTEGTFICKSEGFHSDPSDCTSFYRCVNFGAGTYYTKFKFQCSPGTVFDPENSVCVHPSLSNREECRNVQFSNPEPEPSPEESNSWNSRPNETPNQPNSNKPNNSGYGSTAPEYLSQPSSNYDYGRPQTGYKPTQTEYVQPQSPIYQPPPYIPPLPNYPSNNYKPQQPEYVESKPQPSYNQPQPQSGYIPTSSQPTQQPNYNQPPQSGYIPTSSQPVQKPNYNQPPQSGYTQTSTPPAQQFNYNQPPQSGYKPPSQQPSYNQPPQSGYIPPSQQPSDNRPSQNNYVQPVVSEPNYYQPSNPNYNQPQSTFAPPVQPEDGYNQQSSSESPENEVDNESPDQPEDSSSTGPNCVSEGFHPYDEGCSKKFIRCVAKGDGTFTKYEFSCGEGTLWDDSQQTCNHANLVTCGTTTAATPSTIQSDSTVAQQITTANQWSSSMSSSMMSSSSSSSSSSSSSQFSTSAIIAGQTNGGNNQQLSSQGATLTTVAMNQGSNQAESSSTNQQFATSGSNQAVTSGFNQQTTSAGANQQTTSAAANQQTTSAAANQQTTSAAANQQTTSAAANQQTTSAAANQQTTSAAANQQTTSAAANQQTTSAAANQQTTGFGSNQQTTGFGSNQQTTSAGSNQQTTGAGSNQQTTGAGSNQQTTGAGSNQQTNNSGIKPTSPMSSTLKPTTPIYTTKKPMVSTTPKPTTPKPTTSKPTTSKPTTSKPTTQKPINSSTTQKVTTTTQSTSTLPTTTTQKTTTKKPAQYTSTSKPTTQSTTKPSVTTTIKPINSKPTTVAPTNRPLNQSSTTIKPVSQQSTKKPPTTPVTTSSSINHQTQPPATTDTCTTEGFFPDSKDCNKFYRCVGNGKGFTKYNFNCGPGTVWDHINNVCNHPWAVDRDCSKTSSSSTPGSTKPIVSNSSENPISSQPSNPEISTTLPTSPYPQSSTNSQTTQTQTSTTTSSQQTSSITSQTVISTNNSTAPCNTSPKPPSKIVCNGSGFFPHPDDCKKFYRCVDWDGDKGERFSVYHFDCPQGTIFDPSLNVCNHEASVYPPRDCSGSSTPQISGTTPATEISTSTEASTIVTTEGQTDTTGPSETNEPELKPTSSLPETESTTSSQPETNPPTTNPTGTDPITSSVTETTTSQIETNPPTTNPSETNPPTTNPSETNPPTTNPTGTDPITSSVTETTTSQIETNPPTTNPSETNPPTTNPSETNSPTSQTETTDSETNQPSTETLPATTTSPETSNSTDKCPTLEPDQVALVCPTGFRRHPKNCNLFYQCTIADNNDIKVLVLACSNGTYYDQKRIQCLPPDEAESCPLNNEGRSEPLEEILPTVQIQPYRQLCPSEGMFGSPTDCQTFVKCNRNARGILSGQMYQCPEGQSFWETSKKCEKNRKIPMCNKLGPKLNWQTSLAPVLAN; encoded by the exons ATGATGGGTTCGATGAGCCGAATCATCGTCttagtgtgtataatatatcattctaTCTGTG atGTCACCGGCAGAGGATCAAGAGCTAGTTCAAGTCCCACAGAAGgaacatttatttgtaaatcgGAAGGATTTCATTCAGACCCGTCTGACTGTACGTCATTTTATAGATGTGTAAACTTTGGAGCTGGGACATACTATACcaagtttaaatttcaatgttCTCCTGGAACTGTTTTTGATCCAGAAAACTCTGTATGCGTACATCCTTCTCTTTCTAATAGAGAAGAATGCAGAAATGTACAATTTAGTAATCCCGAGCCTGAACCTAGCCCAGAAGAATCTAATTCGTGGAATTCACGACCTAATGAAACTCCAAATCAACCAAACTCTAATAAACCAAATAACTCAGGTTATGGCTCAACCGCCCCCGAATATTTAAGTCAGCCATCTTCCAACTATGATTATGGGCGCCCACAAACCGGTTATAAGCCAACACAAACTGAATACGTACAACCTCAATCACCAATATACCAACCTCCCCCATATATACCACCACTACCAAACTAtccatcaaataattataaacctcAACAGCCAGAATATGTAGAATCTAAACCTCAACCAAGTTACAATCAACCACAACCTCAATCTGGTTACATTCCTACTTCATCACAACCGACACAACAACCAAATTATAACCAACCTCCACAATCTGGTTACATACCTACTTCGTCACAACCGGtacaaaaaccaaattataacCAACCACCGCAATCTGGTTACACACAAACATCAACGCCACCGGCGCAACAGTTCAACTATAATCAACCACCACAATCTGGTTACAAACCACCTAGTCAACAACCTAGCTATAACCAACCACCACAATCTGGTTATATACCACCTAGTCAGCAACCAAGTGATAATCGACCATCACAGAATAATTATGTGCAACCTGTAGTATCAGAGCCAAATTATTACCAACCATCAAATCCTAATTATAATCAACCGCAATCTACATTTGCACCTCCTGTTCAACCAGAAGATGGATACAATCAGCAATCATCATCGGAAAGTCCTGAAAATGAAGTAGATAATGAATCACCTGATCAACCAGAAGACTCTAGTTCTACTGGACCAAATTGTGTGTCAGAAGGATTCCATCCGTACGATGAAGGCTGtagtaaaaaattcataagatGTGTAGCTAAAGGTGATGGAACTTTTACCAAATATGAATTTAGTTGTGGTGAAGGGACCTTATGGGATGATAGTCAACAAACATGCAACCATGCTAATTTAGTAACTTGTGGAACCACGACAGCAGCTACACCTTCCACAATACAATCAGATTCTACTGTAGCGCAACAAATAACCACAGCCAACCAATGGTCTAGTTCAATGAGTTCATCTATGATGTCAAGCTCAAGTTCAAGTTCTAGTAGTTCTTCAAGTAgccaattttcaacttcagcTATCATTGCTGGTCAAACAAATGGAGGAAATAACCAACAGCTTTCATCTCAAGGTGCTACTTTAACAACAGTTGCTATGAATCAAGGCTCAAATCAGGCTGAAAGTTCTAGCACAAATCAACAATTTGCTACTTCTGGGTCTAATCAAGCTGTAACATCTGGATTTAACCAACAAACAACTAGTGCCGGAGCCAACCAACAAACAACTAGTGCTGCAGCCAATCAACAGACAACTAGTGCTGCAGCCAATCAACAGACAACTAGTGCTGCAGCCAACCAACAGACAACTAGTGCTGCAGCCAATCAACAGACAACTAGTGCTGCAGCCAATCAACAGACAACTAGTGCTGCAGCCAATCAACAGACAACTAGTGCTGCAGCCAATCAACAGACAACTAGTGCTGCAGCCAATCAACAGACAACTGGTTTTGGATCTAACCAACAGACAACTGGTTTTGGATCTAACCAACAGACAACAAGCGCAGGATCAAATCAACAAACAACTGGTGCAGGATCAAATCAACAAACAACTGGCGCAGGATCAAATCAACAGACAACTGGTGCAGGATCTAatcaacaaacaaataattctGGGATTAAACCAACTTCACCAATGTCATCAACATTAAAACCAACAACGCCaatttatacaacaaaaaaaccaaTGGTATCGACAACTCCAAAACCAACCACTCCAAAACCAACAACTTCAAAACCAACAACTTCAAAACCAACCACTTCTAAACCAACTACTCAAAAACCAATCAATTCAAGTACTACACAAAAAGTTACAACGACAACTCAGTCAACATCTACTTTACCAACAACTACTACACAAAAAACCACTACTAAGAAACCAGCGCAATACACTTCAACTTCTAAACCAACCACTCAATCAACTACAAAACCATCTGTTACGACAACCATTAAACCTATAAATTCAAAACCAACAACAGTTGCTCCCACAAACAGACCATTAAATCAATCATCAACAACTATTAAACCAGTAAGTCAACAATCTACGAAAAAACCACCTACCACACCTGTTACCACATCATCATCTATAAATCATCAAACACAACCACCTGCAACAACAGACACTTGTACGACAGAAGGATTTTTCCCAGATTCTAAAGATTGCAACAAATTTTATAGATGCGTTGGTAATGGAAAAggatttactaaatataattttaattgcggGCCAGGAACTGTTTGGGATCATATTAACAATGTATGTAATCATCCGTGGGCAGTGGATAGAGATTGTTCTAAAACAAGTTCATCGTCTACACCTGGATCAACAAAACCAATTGTTTCAAATAGTTCTGAAAATCCAATATCAAGTCAACCTAGTAACCCAGAAATATCCACAACATTGCCTACCAGTCCTTACCCTCAATCGTCAACAAATAGTCAAACTACTCAAACCCAAACTTCAACAACTACGTCTAGTCAACAAACATCATCAATCACAAGCCAAACAGTTATATCGACCAATAATTCGACTGCCCCTTGTAATACTTCACCAAAACCACCTAGCAAAATAGTGTGTAATGGAAGTGGATTTTTCCCTCATCCTGATGATTGTAAAAAGTTCTATAGATGTGTCGACTGGGATGGCGATAAAGGTGAACGGTTTTCTGTGTACCACTTCGACTGTCCTCAAGGAACCATTTTTGATCCTAGCTTAAACGTTTGTAATCACGAAGCTTCTGTATACCCCCCCAGAGATTGTTCTGGATCAAGCACTCCGCAAATTAGTGGAACTACTCCAGCTACTGAAATATCTACTTCCACAGAAGCAAGTACTATAGTAACAACTGAAGGTCAAACTGACACAACAGGACCTTCTGAAACTAATGAACCAGAATTAAAACCAACTTCAAGTTTGCCAGAAACAGAATCTACTACATCTAGTCAACCAGAAACTAATCCACCGACAACTAATCCAACAGGAACTGATCCAATAACGTCTAGTGTAACTGAGACTACAACGAGTCAAATAGAAACAAATCCACCGACAACTAATCCATCAGAAACTAATCCACCAACAACTAATCCATCAGAAACTAATCCACCAACAACTAATCCAACAGGAACTGATCCAATAACGTCTAGTGTAACTGAGACTACAACGAGTCAAATAGAAACAAATCCGCCAACAACTAATCCATCAGAAACAAATCCACCAACAACTAATCCATCGGAAACGAATTCACCTACAAGTCAAACAGAAACAACAGATTCTGAAACAAATCAACCGTCAACAGAAACATTACCTGCTACAACAACTTCACCAGAAACTTCAAACTCTACAGACAAGTGTCCTACTTTAGAACCTGATCAAGTCGCATTAGTGTGCCCAACAGGCTTTAGAAGACATCCAAAAAATTGtaacttattttatcaatgtaCAATAGCAGACAATAATGACATAAAGGTATTGGTCCTGGCATGTTCAAATGGTACGTACTATGACCAAAAAAGAATTCAATGTTTACCACCAGATGAAGCAGAATCGTGTCCATTGAATAACGAAGGCCGGTCAGAACCACTTGAAGAGATACTGCCAACT gtCCAGATTCAACCGTATCGGCAGTTATGTCCGTCAGAAGGAATGTTTGGTTCTCCAACTGATTGTCAAACTTTTGTAAAATGCAATAGAAATGCTCGAGGAATTCTCAgtg GTCAAATGTATCAATGTCCCGAAGGTCAAAGCTTTTGGGAAACATCTAAGAAATGTGAGAAGAATAGGAAAATTCCCATGTGTAATAAACTCGGCCCTAAATTAAATTGGCAAACGAGCCTAGCTCCTGTTCTTgctaattaa